The genomic DNA AGCGCACCGTCAGCGCCTCGCAGAGCGGCAGGAATTGCGGATAGGCCTCGACATCCGCCACCAGCGCGAACATCTCCTGCGGCGTGTGGGTGACGCGGCGGATGGCTTCGAATTTCGGCATTTAGATGGTCAGCCGGCTTTCTCGAGCTGCGCTTCGCGCGCCGCACGCAGCCTGGCGAAGTCCTCGCCGGCGTGATGCGAGGAGCGCGTCAGCGGGCTCGACGCCACCAGCAGGAAGCCCTTGGTCTTGCCGATCGTCTCGTAGGACTTGAACTCGTCGGGCGTGATGAAGCGGATCACCGGATGGTGCTTCTTCGACGGCTGCAGGTATTGGCCTATGGTCATGAAGTCGACATTGGCCGACCGCAGGTCATCCATGAGCTGCAGCACTTCGTTCCGCTCCTCACCGAGACCGACCATGATGCCGGATTTGGTGAAGATCGACGGATCGAGTTCTTTCACCCGCTGCAGCAGCCGAATGGAGTGGAAATAGCGGGCGCCCGGCCGGACCGTCAGGTAGTTCGACGGAACGGTTTCGAGGTTATGGTTGAAGACGTCAGGCTTGGCCGCCACGACGACCTCCAGCGCGCCGTCCTTGCGCAGGAAATCGGGCGTCAGGATCTCGATCGTCGTCGAGGGCGCGGCCGCGCGGATGGCATGGATGACGTCGGCGAAATGCTGCGCGCCGCCGTCGTCCAGATCATCGCGGTCGACCGAGGTGACGACGACGTGGCTGAGGCCCATCTGCTTGACGGCGTGGGCGACGCGCGCCGGCTCATCCGGGTCGAGCGCCGTCGGGATGCCGGTGGCGACATTGCAGAAGGCGCAGGCGCGCGTGCAGATCTCGCCCATGATCATGAAGGTGGCGTGCTTCTTGTCCCAGCATTCGCCGATGTTCGGGCAGCCGGCCTCCTCGCACACCGTCACCAGCTTGTTCGACTTCACGATCTCGCGCGTCTCGGCATAGCCTTTCGAGACCGGCGCCTTGACGCGGATCCAGTCCGGCTTGCGCAGCACTTCCTGGTCCGGCCTGTGCGCCTTTTCGGGGTGCCGCGGGCGCGGCGCGTTGGCGATCGTGTCGAGAACAGTGACCATCTCAAACCCTTCGCGGCCGCTGGTAACGCGACCGTCCGTCTGCGTCATCTAGGACTTTTCGAAGCAAAGAAAAAGGCCGCGCCGGCGCATGCCGCCACGGCCATTTTCGCATAGCGGCGTTCGCCGGGGCTCAGCGGCGCACCAGCCGACCCGCAAAGATCAGCAGGCAGGCGCCGATGAAGCCTGTGATCAGATAGGCGAACCAGCCGACGCCGAAGGCCTCGACGTTGAGCGCTCTCAGGATTGCGTTCAGCACCACCGCGCCGGCGATGCCCAGAATGATGTTCATGAAGATGCCGGTGTTGCTCTTCATGACCATTTCGGCGAGCCATCCGGCCAAGCCGCCTATGATGATGGCTGCAATCCAGCCCACGCCATTCACGTCCATATGCCAAATCCTCCTCGATCAGGTGAAAATGCATCCGGATACGAACTGCCCTGCCGTCAAAGTCCTCCGGCTGCCGCGTCTGAGTCTCGCCCAACCAATCTATCACCGATTGGCCATTTATCATGCGTTCAAAGCGCGGCCATAGGCGTCGAGCACGCTTTCCTTCATCATCTCCGACAGGGTCGGATGCGGGAAGATCGTGTGCATCAGCTCTTCCTCGGTGGTCTCCAGGTTCATCGCCACGACGAAGCCCTGGATGAGCTCGGTCACCTCCGCGCCGATCATATGCGCGCCGAGAAGTTGTCCGGTCTTCTTGTCGAAAATGGTCTTGATGAAGCCCTGGTCCTCGCCGAGCGCGATGGCCTTGCCGTTGGCGCCGAACTGGAAGCGGCCGACGCGGATGTCCTTGCCTTCGGCCTTGGCCCTGGCTTCGGTCAGGCCGACCGACGCGACCTGCGGACTGCAATAGGTGCAGCCCGGGATCTTCAACTTGTCGATGGCATGCACGCCGGGGAAATTGGCGATCTTTTCGATGCAGACGACACCCTCATGCTCGGCCTTGTGGGCAAGCATGGGCGGTCCCGCGACGTCGCCGATCGCATAGATCCCGGCCACGTTCGTCTTGCCGTAGCCGTCGACGACGACGCAGCCGCGATCCGTCTTCACGCCGAGCGCCTCGAGGCCGAGATTTTCGATGTTGCCCTGCACACCGACAGCCGAAATCATGCGGTCGGCGGTGATCTTCTCGACCTTGCCATCCTTCATCTCGACATGGGCGGTGACCGAATTGGCTGATTTCTCGACCTTGGTCACCTTGGCTTCGAGGAGGATCTTCATCCCCTGCTTCTCGAACTGCTTCTGCGCGAATTTCGAGACCTCGGCATCCTCGACCGGAATCACCGCCGGCAAGACCTCGACCACCGTCACGTCCGCGCCCATTGTGCGGTAGAAGGAGGCGAACTCGATGCCGATGGCGCCCGAGCCCATCACCAGCAGCGATTTCGGCATCTCCTTCGGCACCATCGCCTCGAAATACGTCCAGATCAGCTTGCCGTCCGGCTCGATGCCGGGCAGCGCGCGCGGCCTGGCGCCGGTCGCCAGAATGATGTGCTTGGCGGTGTAGGTGCCCTCGCCCTTGACGCCCTTCGGCACCGGCGGCTGCGGCTCCATCGGCTTCTTGGCGGTCTTGGAGACCACGATCTCGCCGGGCTTGGAAAGCTTCGCCTCGCCCCAGATGACGTCGACCTTGTTCTTCTTCATCAGGAAGGCAACGCCGCCGTTCAGCCTGAGCGACACCTTGCGGGAGCGGTCGACCACCGCGGCCGTGTCGGGGTTGACCTTGCCGTCGAGCTTCAGGCCGTAATCCTTGAGGTGGTCGGAATAATGCATGATCTCGGCCGAGCGCAGCAGCGCCTTGGTCGGGATGCAGCCCCAGTTCAGGCAGATGCCGCCCAGATGCTCGCGTTCGACGATCGCCGTCTTGAAGCCGAGTTGGGCGGAACGCACCGCGGTGACATAGCCGCCGGGACCTGAGCCGATGATGATAACGTCGTAGTTCTCAGCCACGGGTTTTCTCCCTGATCTTTCTGGGGGTTAGAGTGAGAGCATCACACGCACGAGCGGGGCCAGAGCCTGGCCGATCCGCCGTGTGTTTTCGGCATCGAGATGGACACCGTCGAGCGGCGTTGTCGTTGCCACGGTGCCCGCATCGAAGAAGCCGCAGCCGGCCTCGTCGGCCAGCGCCGAATATTGCGGCGCCAGGCGCTTCGAGGCGTCGTCGCCGCCGGCGAACATTTCCTTGAATTCGGCATTGTCGGTGCGCGTTACCGCAGGCGGCGCGACGATGAGTATCTGCGGCGCCGGCCAGTCGAATGGATAGTCATGGCCGCGCACGATATCGATCAGGCGCTGGATGCCCTGCTTGGCGGCGACGGGATTGCCGTGGATCCATGGCTTCATGTCGTTGGCGCCGAGCATGATGATGACAAGGTCGAGCGGCGCGTGGCTCGTCAGGATCGTCGGCAACGTCCTCGCGCCGTTGCGGTCCGCACCGGCCAGGTAATCGTCGAAGGCAGTGGTGCGGCCGTTGAGGCCCTCGGCAATGACCTCAATGCCCTCGCCCAGCGCCGCCTTGAGCACGCTCGGCCAGCGGTCTTCCAACGCATGGCGGCCGAGGCTGGCGGCGTCGTAGCCCCAGGTCAGCGAATCGCCGTAGCAGAGAATTGTCTTCATGCCCTTACCCCATCCCTGCCGAACGGTGCCGACGAGCGCTTGAGCCGCCAGCGCACGAACAGCCATTGCACGATGATCGCCACAACGCCGGGCAGGATCAGTCCGGCAACGATCGAAAGGTCGCTTGCGGTCGCCCGGTTCTCGGGCGGCACCGAAAACGTCCAACCGGCGAGCGCGACCAGAATGATCGCGAAGATCGCAAGCAGCCACCAGAACATCCGGTCGACCGCCCGAACCGGCTCAGCGCGGAACTGGACCAGGAAGAAGGCGATCGTCACGACGATGAGGATCATCACCGTTGCGGCGAAGACCAGAATGTATTCTTCGGTCGCGCCGGTAAGCACGGCCAGTTCCTGCACGACCAGTCCGCCAGCCAGACCGGATAGGATGAAGGCGAAAAGGCTGGTGAAGAACTTCCGCACCGCCTCTTTTCCTTCCTAGACCAGCATGCCCATCGGGTTCTCGATCATGCGCTTGAAGGCGCCGAGCAGTTCCGCGCCGAGCGCGCCGTCGACGGCACGATGATCGGTGGACAAAGTTACCGACATCACGGTGGCGATCTTGATCTCGCCCTTCTTCACCACTGCGCGCTCTTCACCGGCTCCGACCGCGAGAATGGTCGCATGCGGCGGGTTGATGACGGCGGCGAAATCCTTGACGCCGAACATGCCGAGATTGGAGACGGCCGTGGTGCCGCCCTGGTATTCTTCTGGCTTCAGCTTGCGGCTGCGGGCACGGCTCGCCAGATCCTTCATCTCGTTGGAGATGACCGACAGCGTCTTTTCATCGGCGTGGCGGATGATCGGGGTGATCAGGCCGCCGGGGATCGACACGGCCACGCCGACATCGGCATGCTTGTGCTTGACCATGGCGCTGTCGGTCCAGGAGGCGTTGGCGTCCGGCACCGCCATCAGCGCCATCGCCATCGCCTTGATCACCATGTCGTTGACCGAGAGCTTGTAGGCGGGAACTTCGCCCTTCTCGGTCTTCCGCATCGGCGCCGCCGCATTGAGCTGCGTGCGCAGCGCGAGCAGCGCGTCGAGCTCGCAGTCGAGCGTGAGGTAGAAATGCGGGATGGTGCTCTTGGCCTCGACGAGGCGGCGCGCAATGGTCTTGCGCATATTGTCGTGCGGGACGAGCTCGTAGGAGCCTTCCGCGAACAGCTTCAGCACCTGATCGTCCGACATCGGCTTCGCAATCGGCGCGGCCGCCGGTGCCTCGGCCGGGGCCTTGGCGGCAGGCGCTGCCTTGGCTCCGCCGGAAGAGATCGCCGCCTCGACATCGGCCTTCACCACGCGGCCGTGCGGACCGGAGCCGGCCAGCGCCGCCACGTCGACACCGGCATCCTTGGCGATGCGGCGCGCAAGCGGCGAAGCGAAAACGCGCTCGCCGCCGGCATGGCCGTTGGCGACCGGAGCGGGCTCGGCCTTAGCCGGTGCAGGCGCTGGAGCGGAAGCTGCCGGCTTCGGCGCTTCCTTGGGCGCTTCGGCCTTCGGAGCCTCCGCTTTCGCGGCTTCCGCTTTCGGCACGGCGCCGCCGTCGGCTTTTGCAGCAGCGCGGGCATCCTCGCCTTCACCGGCCAGGATGGCGATCACGGCGTTGACCTTGACGCCTTCGGTTCCGGCCGGAACGACGAGCTTGGCGACGGTGCCTTCATCGACGGATTCGACTTCCATCGTCGCCTTGTCGGTCTCGATCTCGGCGATCACGTCACCGGGCGAAACCTTGTCGCCTTCCTTGACCAGCCACTTGGCGAGATTGCCCTCTTCCATGGTCGGAGAGAGCGCCGGCATGGTGATGTTGATCGGCATTTTTCCTCCTCAGTTCCGCCCGGTCAGCGAACGGTGCTGGATATTGAACTGCTCCGACATTCTGCCGCGATAGCCTTCTTCCAATGCCTGAAGCGTCTCGATTTCAGGTATGCCATCTTGTTCCAGTCTCATCCTGGCTATGTGCATGCCGATATCAGCAAGCACCATTCCCCAGTTGTGAGCGTTTGGTCCAAAGAGGTCTTGCATCGTGACGACCGCGTCCGAACCAATCCAGACGCGGAGTATTTCATTGAATTCGCTACTCTCGACGACCATCGCGGGAACTTCTAGTTCGCGCGACATCTTGTTAACCCCGGTACGTGACGGCTTTGACTGCCTCGACGACTTCGCCGACATTGGGCAGCGCCAGCTTCTCGAGGTTGGCCGCATAAGGCATCGGCACGTCCTTGCCTGCGATGGTGATCACCGGCGCATCGAGGAAGTCGAAGGCGCGCTGCGAGACCTGGTTGGCGATGTGGTCGCCGACCGAGCTCTGCGGGAAGCCTTCTTCCACCACCACGAGACGGTTGGTCTTCTTCACCGAGGCGATGATGGTGTCGAAGTCGAGCGGGCGGATGGTCCTCAGATCGATGATTTCGGCATCGATGCCCATGCCGCGCAGTTCGGCCTCCGCCTTGACCGCATAGGTCATGCCGATGCCGAAGGAGACGATGGTGACGTCCTTGCCCTGTTTGTGGACGCGCGCCTTGCCGATCGGCAGCACGAAATCGTCGAGCTTCGGCACGTCGAAGGACTGGCCGTAGAGGATCTCGTTCTCGAGGAAGATGACCGGGTTCGGGTCGCGGATCGCCGCCTTGAGCAGGCCCTTGGCGTCGGCCGCCGTATACGGCATCACCACCTTCAGGCCGGGGATGTGGCTGTA from Mesorhizobium sp. M1E.F.Ca.ET.045.02.1.1 includes the following:
- the lipA gene encoding lipoyl synthase, with amino-acid sequence MVTVLDTIANAPRPRHPEKAHRPDQEVLRKPDWIRVKAPVSKGYAETREIVKSNKLVTVCEEAGCPNIGECWDKKHATFMIMGEICTRACAFCNVATGIPTALDPDEPARVAHAVKQMGLSHVVVTSVDRDDLDDGGAQHFADVIHAIRAAAPSTTIEILTPDFLRKDGALEVVVAAKPDVFNHNLETVPSNYLTVRPGARYFHSIRLLQRVKELDPSIFTKSGIMVGLGEERNEVLQLMDDLRSANVDFMTIGQYLQPSKKHHPVIRFITPDEFKSYETIGKTKGFLLVASSPLTRSSHHAGEDFARLRAAREAQLEKAG
- a CDS encoding GlsB/YeaQ/YmgE family stress response membrane protein, translated to MDVNGVGWIAAIIIGGLAGWLAEMVMKSNTGIFMNIILGIAGAVVLNAILRALNVEAFGVGWFAYLITGFIGACLLIFAGRLVRR
- the lpdA gene encoding dihydrolipoyl dehydrogenase, with the translated sequence MAENYDVIIIGSGPGGYVTAVRSAQLGFKTAIVEREHLGGICLNWGCIPTKALLRSAEIMHYSDHLKDYGLKLDGKVNPDTAAVVDRSRKVSLRLNGGVAFLMKKNKVDVIWGEAKLSKPGEIVVSKTAKKPMEPQPPVPKGVKGEGTYTAKHIILATGARPRALPGIEPDGKLIWTYFEAMVPKEMPKSLLVMGSGAIGIEFASFYRTMGADVTVVEVLPAVIPVEDAEVSKFAQKQFEKQGMKILLEAKVTKVEKSANSVTAHVEMKDGKVEKITADRMISAVGVQGNIENLGLEALGVKTDRGCVVVDGYGKTNVAGIYAIGDVAGPPMLAHKAEHEGVVCIEKIANFPGVHAIDKLKIPGCTYCSPQVASVGLTEARAKAEGKDIRVGRFQFGANGKAIALGEDQGFIKTIFDKKTGQLLGAHMIGAEVTELIQGFVVAMNLETTEEELMHTIFPHPTLSEMMKESVLDAYGRALNA
- a CDS encoding SGNH/GDSL hydrolase family protein, giving the protein MKTILCYGDSLTWGYDAASLGRHALEDRWPSVLKAALGEGIEVIAEGLNGRTTAFDDYLAGADRNGARTLPTILTSHAPLDLVIIMLGANDMKPWIHGNPVAAKQGIQRLIDIVRGHDYPFDWPAPQILIVAPPAVTRTDNAEFKEMFAGGDDASKRLAPQYSALADEAGCGFFDAGTVATTTPLDGVHLDAENTRRIGQALAPLVRVMLSL
- a CDS encoding pyruvate dehydrogenase complex dihydrolipoamide acetyltransferase, which produces MPINITMPALSPTMEEGNLAKWLVKEGDKVSPGDVIAEIETDKATMEVESVDEGTVAKLVVPAGTEGVKVNAVIAILAGEGEDARAAAKADGGAVPKAEAAKAEAPKAEAPKEAPKPAASAPAPAPAKAEPAPVANGHAGGERVFASPLARRIAKDAGVDVAALAGSGPHGRVVKADVEAAISSGGAKAAPAAKAPAEAPAAAPIAKPMSDDQVLKLFAEGSYELVPHDNMRKTIARRLVEAKSTIPHFYLTLDCELDALLALRTQLNAAAPMRKTEKGEVPAYKLSVNDMVIKAMAMALMAVPDANASWTDSAMVKHKHADVGVAVSIPGGLITPIIRHADEKTLSVISNEMKDLASRARSRKLKPEEYQGGTTAVSNLGMFGVKDFAAVINPPHATILAVGAGEERAVVKKGEIKIATVMSVTLSTDHRAVDGALGAELLGAFKRMIENPMGMLV
- a CDS encoding DUF5076 domain-containing protein, producing MSRELEVPAMVVESSEFNEILRVWIGSDAVVTMQDLFGPNAHNWGMVLADIGMHIARMRLEQDGIPEIETLQALEEGYRGRMSEQFNIQHRSLTGRN